Proteins co-encoded in one Kutzneria chonburiensis genomic window:
- a CDS encoding M16 family metallopeptidase produces MISLTEVDGVRTLVTPHTGPTRAGLVFRVGFADEPLPRRGITHLVEHLALHRHGEIDHQANAATAVTTTHFFTSGTPADVVAYLTAVCESLTNLPMERLPVEKSVLRTEEAGRGVPSLPIWRYGAVGHGTVGYPEWGLDALGPDDLRHWVGTRFTRQNAVLWIAGDLPAGLRLALPSGPVNPMPPVTSALPTTPAFYAESTTTLAYSGIVGRGPRAALFADLLDRVLFQALRREDGNSYSPHAAYMPRDAQFAQIMAVADALPEKQAAVLGGFVDVLAAMRVGRIDEADLAAVRTKTLARLDQPDAVANSLPSAAVDLLIGHRALSVPQLRAAYAAVTVDDMRSVAVEMISTGLLQVPKGLGAEWAGFTPAPLWSAKVVHGNAHASLEQEGQQLVLGGEGVSLVTPKGAVTVTFQECVAMRCWPDGARQLVGADGTAVTIEPAMIDMPPTAIGWLDAQVHPRVRITMPARSHVPRPSAKVAAAPVGMPVPAPPPKKAAPRKAGLIFLSIVTGFFTLLAVVGTLAFVNDGNHVRLLPGMIFEWVLAAAWGLSLVLVLRKGRRAKAVS; encoded by the coding sequence ATGATCAGTCTCACCGAGGTCGACGGCGTCAGAACGCTCGTCACGCCGCACACCGGGCCGACGCGGGCCGGGTTGGTGTTCCGCGTCGGCTTCGCCGACGAACCGCTGCCGCGCCGCGGCATCACACATCTGGTCGAGCACCTGGCGCTGCACCGCCACGGCGAGATCGACCATCAGGCCAACGCCGCCACGGCCGTCACCACCACGCATTTCTTCACCAGCGGCACCCCGGCTGACGTGGTCGCCTACCTCACCGCGGTCTGCGAGTCGCTGACCAACCTGCCGATGGAGCGATTACCGGTCGAGAAGTCCGTGCTGCGCACCGAAGAAGCCGGTCGTGGCGTCCCCTCGCTGCCGATCTGGCGCTACGGCGCGGTCGGCCACGGCACCGTCGGCTATCCCGAGTGGGGCCTGGACGCGCTCGGTCCTGACGACCTCCGGCACTGGGTCGGCACGCGGTTCACCCGCCAGAACGCGGTGCTGTGGATCGCCGGCGACCTGCCGGCGGGGTTGCGGCTGGCGCTGCCGTCCGGGCCGGTCAACCCGATGCCGCCGGTGACCTCGGCCCTGCCGACCACACCGGCCTTCTATGCCGAGTCCACCACCACCCTCGCGTACAGCGGCATCGTCGGCCGGGGACCGCGGGCCGCGCTGTTCGCCGACCTGCTGGACCGGGTGCTGTTCCAGGCGTTGCGGCGCGAAGACGGCAACTCCTACTCGCCGCACGCCGCGTATATGCCGCGGGACGCGCAGTTCGCGCAGATCATGGCCGTCGCCGACGCGTTGCCGGAGAAGCAGGCGGCGGTGCTGGGCGGCTTCGTGGACGTGCTCGCGGCGATGCGTGTCGGCCGGATCGACGAGGCCGACCTCGCAGCCGTTCGGACGAAGACGCTGGCGCGCCTCGACCAGCCCGACGCCGTCGCCAACTCCTTGCCGAGCGCCGCCGTCGACCTGCTGATCGGCCACCGGGCGCTGAGCGTCCCGCAGCTGCGCGCGGCCTACGCGGCGGTGACGGTCGACGACATGCGCTCGGTTGCCGTGGAGATGATCTCGACCGGGCTGCTTCAGGTGCCCAAGGGGCTCGGCGCCGAGTGGGCCGGGTTCACGCCGGCGCCGCTGTGGTCCGCCAAAGTGGTCCACGGCAACGCGCACGCGTCGTTGGAGCAGGAGGGACAGCAGCTGGTTCTCGGTGGCGAAGGCGTCAGCCTGGTCACTCCCAAGGGCGCGGTGACGGTGACGTTCCAGGAGTGCGTGGCGATGCGCTGCTGGCCCGACGGCGCGCGGCAGCTGGTCGGCGCGGACGGCACGGCCGTGACCATCGAGCCGGCGATGATCGACATGCCGCCGACCGCGATCGGGTGGCTCGACGCGCAGGTGCACCCGAGGGTGCGGATCACGATGCCGGCCCGGTCGCACGTCCCGCGTCCGTCGGCCAAGGTTGCGGCGGCCCCGGTCGGGATGCCCGTCCCGGCGCCGCCGCCGAAGAAGGCCGCGCCGAGGAAAGCCGGCCTGATCTTCCTCAGCATCGTGACGGGGTTCTTCACCCTGCTGGCGGTGGTCGGCACCCTGGCCTTTGTCAATGACGGCAACCACGTGCGGCTGCTGCCCGGGATGATCTTCGAGTGGGTGCTCGCGGCGGCCTGGGGCCTGTCGTTGGTACTGGTCCTCCGCAAGGGCAGGCGGGCGAAGGCGGTATCGTGA
- a CDS encoding pyruvate carboxylase, with the protein MFTKVLVANRGEIAIRAFRAAYELGAGTVAVFPYEDRNSLHRLKADEAYEIGEPGHPVRAYLSVDEVVEAARKAGADAIYPGYGFLSENPELSAACAAAGITFVGPPTEVLELTGNKARAIAAAKAAGLPTLKSSEPSSDVDALLAAAGEVGFPIFVKAVAGGGGRGMRRVEDPAVLRESIEAAMREAESAFGDPTVFLEQAVVRPRHIEVQILADGAGNVIHLYERDCSVQRRHQKVIELAPAPNLDPAIRDRICADAVAFARQIGYRNAGTVEFLLDERGNHVFIEMNPRIQVEHTVTEEVTDVDLVQSQLRIAAGETLADLGLSQDAIYLRGNALQCRITTEDPVNGFRPDTGVISAYRSPGGSGIRLDGGAIGAGSTVGAHFDSMLVKLTCRGRNFEAAVARARRAVAEFRIRGVSTNIPFLQAVLDDDDFRNGRVTTAFIEERPELLTARQSADRGTKLLTYLADVTVNKPNGPRPQVIDPWAKLPKLNLSTEPPAGSKQRLTELGPEGFAAWLRNEPGVLVTDTTFRDAHQSLLATRVRTKDLLQVAPHVARMTPELLSLECWGGATYDVALRFLAEDPWERLAALRESVPNLCLQMLLRGRNTVGYTPYPEAVTRAFVEEATETGIDIFRIFDALNDIEQMRPAIEAVRETGKSIAEVSLCYTADLSDPGEQLYTLDYYLKLAEQIVGAGAHVLAIKDMAGLLRPPAAARLVTALRKEFDLPVHLHTHDTAGGQLATYLAAIQAGVDAIDGATASIAGTTSQPSLSAIVAATDHSARPTGLNLQAVCDLEPYWEAVRKVYAPFEAGLPSPTGRVYTHEIPGGQLSNLRQQAIALGLGDRFEDIEATYAAADRMLGRLVKVTPSSKVVGDLALHLVGAGVEPAEFEADPGRFDIPDSVIGFLHGELGDPPGGWPEPFRTKALSGRTAPRNVADLSEEDVQGLADNRRGTLNRLLFPAPTREFLTHRDAYGDTSVLRSKDWLYGLRPGEEYSVDLGRGVRLLITLEAIGEADERGMRTVMAVLNGQLRPIQVRDRSVAADVPAAEKADRGNGNHVAAPFAGVVTVAVAEGDSVQAGQTVATIEAMKMEAAITAPKAGTVGRLAISRQQQVEGGDLLIVLS; encoded by the coding sequence GCTGGAGCTGACCGGCAACAAGGCTCGGGCCATCGCCGCGGCCAAGGCGGCCGGCCTGCCGACGCTGAAGTCCTCCGAGCCGTCCAGCGATGTGGACGCGCTGCTGGCGGCGGCCGGCGAGGTCGGCTTCCCGATCTTCGTCAAGGCGGTGGCCGGCGGTGGCGGGCGCGGCATGCGGCGGGTCGAGGACCCGGCCGTGCTGCGCGAGTCGATCGAGGCGGCGATGCGCGAGGCCGAGTCGGCCTTCGGCGACCCGACCGTGTTCCTCGAGCAGGCGGTCGTGCGGCCGCGGCACATCGAGGTGCAGATCCTGGCCGACGGCGCCGGCAACGTGATCCACCTCTACGAGCGCGACTGCTCGGTGCAGCGGCGCCACCAGAAGGTGATCGAGCTGGCCCCGGCGCCCAACCTGGACCCGGCGATCCGGGACCGGATCTGCGCCGACGCGGTGGCCTTCGCCCGGCAGATCGGCTACCGCAACGCCGGCACCGTCGAGTTCCTGCTCGACGAGCGCGGCAACCACGTCTTCATCGAGATGAACCCGCGCATCCAGGTCGAGCACACGGTGACCGAGGAGGTCACCGACGTCGACCTGGTGCAGTCGCAGCTGCGCATCGCCGCCGGCGAGACGCTGGCCGACCTCGGCCTGAGCCAGGACGCGATCTACCTGCGCGGCAACGCCTTGCAGTGCCGGATCACCACCGAGGACCCGGTGAACGGCTTCCGTCCGGACACCGGCGTGATCAGCGCCTACCGCTCGCCCGGCGGCTCCGGCATCCGGCTGGACGGCGGCGCGATCGGCGCCGGCAGCACGGTCGGCGCGCACTTCGACTCGATGCTGGTCAAGCTGACCTGCCGCGGCCGCAACTTCGAGGCGGCGGTGGCCAGGGCCCGGCGCGCGGTGGCCGAGTTCCGTATCCGCGGCGTCTCCACGAACATCCCGTTCCTCCAGGCCGTGCTGGACGACGACGACTTCCGCAACGGCCGCGTGACCACGGCGTTCATCGAGGAGCGGCCGGAGCTGCTGACGGCTCGGCAGTCGGCCGACCGCGGCACCAAGCTGCTGACCTACCTGGCCGATGTCACGGTGAACAAGCCCAACGGCCCGCGGCCGCAGGTGATCGACCCGTGGGCCAAGCTGCCCAAGCTGAACCTGTCGACCGAGCCGCCGGCCGGCTCCAAGCAACGGCTGACCGAGCTGGGCCCGGAGGGCTTCGCCGCCTGGCTGCGCAACGAGCCGGGTGTGCTGGTCACCGACACGACCTTCCGTGACGCGCACCAGTCGCTGCTGGCCACCCGGGTCCGGACCAAGGACTTGTTGCAGGTCGCGCCGCACGTGGCCCGCATGACGCCGGAGCTGCTGTCGCTGGAGTGCTGGGGCGGCGCGACGTACGACGTGGCGTTGCGCTTCCTGGCCGAGGACCCGTGGGAGCGGCTGGCCGCGCTGCGCGAGTCCGTGCCGAACCTCTGTCTCCAGATGCTGCTGCGCGGCCGCAACACCGTCGGCTACACGCCCTACCCGGAAGCGGTGACCAGGGCGTTCGTCGAGGAGGCGACCGAGACCGGCATCGACATCTTCCGCATCTTCGACGCGCTCAACGACATCGAGCAGATGCGGCCGGCGATCGAGGCCGTGCGGGAGACCGGCAAGTCGATCGCCGAGGTGTCGCTCTGCTACACCGCCGACCTGTCCGACCCGGGGGAGCAGCTCTACACCCTGGACTACTACCTCAAGCTGGCCGAGCAGATCGTCGGGGCCGGCGCGCACGTGCTGGCGATCAAGGACATGGCCGGCCTGCTGCGCCCGCCGGCCGCCGCGCGCCTGGTCACGGCCCTGCGCAAGGAATTCGACCTGCCGGTCCACCTGCACACGCACGACACCGCGGGTGGGCAGCTGGCCACGTACCTGGCGGCGATCCAGGCCGGGGTGGACGCCATCGACGGCGCGACGGCGTCGATCGCCGGCACCACCTCGCAGCCTTCGCTGTCGGCCATCGTCGCCGCGACGGATCACTCCGCGCGTCCCACCGGTCTGAACCTTCAGGCGGTGTGCGACCTCGAGCCGTACTGGGAGGCCGTGCGCAAGGTGTACGCACCGTTCGAGGCGGGCCTGCCGTCGCCGACCGGCCGCGTCTACACCCACGAGATTCCCGGCGGGCAGCTGTCCAACCTGCGGCAGCAGGCCATCGCGCTCGGCCTCGGCGACCGGTTCGAGGACATCGAGGCCACCTACGCGGCGGCCGACCGGATGCTGGGCCGGCTGGTCAAGGTCACGCCGTCGTCCAAGGTGGTCGGCGACCTGGCGCTGCACCTGGTCGGCGCGGGTGTTGAGCCGGCCGAGTTCGAGGCCGACCCGGGCCGGTTCGACATCCCGGACTCGGTGATCGGCTTCCTGCACGGCGAGCTGGGCGACCCGCCCGGTGGCTGGCCGGAGCCGTTCCGCACCAAGGCGCTGTCCGGCCGGACCGCGCCGCGGAACGTGGCCGATCTGTCCGAGGAGGACGTGCAGGGCCTGGCCGACAACCGGCGGGGCACGCTGAACCGGTTGCTGTTCCCGGCCCCGACCAGGGAGTTCCTCACCCACCGGGACGCGTACGGGGACACCAGCGTGCTGCGCAGCAAGGACTGGCTGTACGGCCTGCGCCCGGGCGAGGAGTACTCGGTCGATCTCGGTCGCGGCGTACGGCTGTTGATCACGCTCGAGGCCATCGGCGAGGCCGACGAACGCGGCATGCGCACCGTGATGGCCGTCCTCAATGGACAGTTGCGGCCGATTCAGGTGCGGGACCGCTCGGTGGCGGCCGACGTGCCGGCGGCCGAGAAGGCCGACCGCGGCAACGGCAACCACGTCGCCGCGCCGTTCGCCGGTGTGGTCACCGTCGCCGTCGCCGAGGGCGACAGCGTGCAGGCCGGCCAGACCGTCGCGACGATCGAGGCGATGAAGATGGAGGCGGCGATCACCGCGCCCAAGGCCGGCACGGTCGGCCGGCTGGCCATTTCCCGTCAGCAGCAGGTGGAAGGCGGCGATCTGCTGATCGTGCTGTCCTGA
- a CDS encoding arginase family protein: MLELQSVAQRQGAVVPKSPWLPTASLALADLAGRVLGLDVRRVPVRAGTSKLVGGIHNREVLLANRAFQAQALRQAQGPVLTIGGDCGVETVPLGFARQRYGPALGVLWFDAHGDLNTPATSPSGAYHGMALRHAFGEGDRDFVLDSPIVSRRVVLAGARALDPGEQAMVDRGLVRHVPIERDYDASWVVHAVTASRAPQFYLHIDLDVLDPSEFSDVTCPVPGGLLISELVDAIRAVAAIRPIIGAGITECATDNPDKLQVLAPILRAVGAALHAHSTALPAQLAAPHPVRS; this comes from the coding sequence GTGCTGGAGTTGCAGTCCGTGGCCCAGCGTCAGGGCGCGGTCGTCCCCAAGTCCCCGTGGTTGCCCACTGCCTCGCTCGCGCTCGCCGACTTAGCCGGCCGGGTGCTCGGGCTGGACGTGCGCCGGGTGCCGGTGCGCGCCGGCACGTCAAAACTGGTGGGCGGCATCCACAATCGCGAAGTGCTGCTGGCCAACCGGGCCTTCCAGGCGCAGGCCTTACGTCAGGCGCAGGGGCCGGTGCTGACCATCGGCGGCGACTGTGGCGTGGAGACCGTGCCGCTCGGCTTCGCCCGGCAGCGCTACGGGCCGGCGCTCGGCGTGCTGTGGTTCGACGCCCACGGTGATCTCAACACTCCCGCGACCTCGCCTTCCGGTGCGTACCACGGAATGGCGTTACGCCACGCCTTCGGCGAAGGCGACCGCGACTTCGTGCTCGATAGTCCGATCGTGTCGCGGCGCGTCGTGCTCGCCGGCGCGCGGGCCCTCGATCCCGGCGAGCAGGCCATGGTCGACCGCGGGCTCGTGCGCCACGTGCCGATCGAGCGGGACTACGACGCCTCCTGGGTCGTCCATGCCGTCACCGCTTCCCGTGCGCCGCAGTTCTATCTGCACATCGATCTCGACGTGTTGGATCCCAGCGAGTTCTCCGACGTCACCTGCCCCGTTCCCGGCGGTCTGCTGATCAGCGAACTGGTCGACGCCATTCGGGCCGTTGCCGCCATTCGGCCGATCATCGGGGCCGGCATCACCGAATGCGCCACCGACAATCCCGACAAACTCCAGGTTCTGGCCCCGATCCTGCGTGCCGTCGGCGCCGCCCTGCACGCCCACTCCACCGCGCTGCCCGCCCAGCTCGCCGCCCCCCACCCGGTTCGCAGCTGA